A DNA window from Ignavibacteriales bacterium contains the following coding sequences:
- a CDS encoding DUF4920 domain-containing protein, with amino-acid sequence MKSLLMVLFLFTTVNIYSQTEKFGKDISLTEKTNISKILEMPEEFVGKTVLVEGEIIDVCAMAGCWMELKSDAENQKVKIKVKDGDIVFPVEAKGKSALVEGTVYKIELTKEEAAEYYEHVAAEQGTEFDPASVTGPVTFYQIKGIGAVIK; translated from the coding sequence ATGAAAAGCTTATTAATGGTTCTATTTCTTTTTACGACAGTTAATATTTATTCACAAACAGAAAAGTTCGGTAAGGATATTTCTTTAACAGAAAAAACAAATATTTCAAAAATTCTTGAAATGCCTGAAGAATTTGTTGGGAAAACAGTTTTAGTTGAAGGTGAAATTATTGATGTCTGCGCAATGGCTGGTTGCTGGATGGAATTAAAAAGCGATGCTGAAAATCAAAAAGTAAAAATAAAAGTTAAAGACGGTGATATTGTTTTTCCCGTTGAAGCAAAAGGTAAATCAGCGTTGGTTGAAGGAACCGTTTATAAAATTGAGTTAACAAAAGAAGAAGCGGCTGAATATTATGAGCACGTTGCAGCAGAACAGGGAACAGAGTTTGATCCTGCAAGCGTTACAGGTCCGGTTACTTTTTATCAGATAAAAGGAATTGGTGCTGTAATAAAATAA
- a CDS encoding trypsin-like peptidase domain-containing protein, producing the protein MIYVAGFPEGSQVEVIAIDEHSDIALIGRKYGGQKGIFFPTFNYPLGKAKDVEWGTFVYLVGYPVNFKIITKAIVSSPRRDEAGSFLVDAVINPGFSGGFALAIRDGVPNFELIGMVQWVPEEEENLVYPENLKTKTTYNPIVPYDGNLYVRKHSAIRYGIAKIIPVESIMTFLQQNKSYINEKGFYIFE; encoded by the coding sequence GTGATCTATGTTGCAGGATTTCCCGAAGGCAGCCAGGTAGAAGTTATTGCAATTGATGAGCACTCTGATATTGCCTTGATAGGAAGAAAATATGGTGGTCAAAAGGGAATATTTTTTCCAACATTTAATTATCCCTTAGGCAAAGCAAAAGATGTTGAATGGGGCACATTTGTTTATCTTGTTGGGTATCCAGTTAATTTTAAAATTATTACTAAAGCGATTGTAAGCAGTCCGCGCAGAGATGAAGCGGGTTCATTCCTTGTTGATGCGGTAATTAATCCCGGATTTAGCGGTGGATTTGCGCTTGCAATTCGAGATGGAGTTCCAAATTTTGAGTTGATAGGAATGGTGCAATGGGTTCCGGAAGAAGAAGAGAATTTAGTTTATCCGGAAAATTTGAAAACCAAAACAACTTATAATCCCATTGTACCTTACGATGGGAATCTTTATGTAAGAAAACATTCAGCAATCCGTTATGGCATTGCCAAAATAATTCCTGTTGAAAGCATTATGACTTTTCTGCAACAAAATAAATCTTATATTAATGAAAAAGGGTTCTATATTTTTGAGTAA
- a CDS encoding MFS transporter, with translation MWGINLTYLLEGITYFGVVGYLVIYFTDFVKLDDINAGQMVGFQTAGITLAMLFLGATVDWIGVRKSLIYALLFMLIGRVFLTLGPTITSNTGLWSSAHLIAMVGLLGIILGYGIYQPACYAAVKLFTTEKTSAMGYAMLYAIMNLGGFLPGIIAPPIRKAFANDQEGMLGVMWVYVGLTVLGIIVVATILSKKPLKRQYEKLAQKLKSRLRLIKKLRMKNPLKKKLCSILKIFLLEI, from the coding sequence TTGTGGGGAATAAATCTCACATACCTGCTTGAAGGAATTACATACTTTGGCGTAGTTGGTTATTTGGTTATTTATTTTACTGATTTTGTTAAGCTGGATGATATTAACGCAGGGCAAATGGTTGGATTTCAAACTGCAGGAATTACGCTGGCGATGCTGTTTCTCGGTGCGACTGTAGATTGGATTGGTGTAAGAAAATCTCTCATATATGCTTTGCTTTTTATGTTGATTGGAAGAGTTTTCTTAACTCTTGGACCAACAATTACTTCTAATACCGGATTATGGTCTTCTGCTCATTTAATTGCTATGGTGGGATTATTGGGCATCATTTTAGGTTACGGTATTTACCAGCCAGCTTGTTATGCTGCTGTAAAACTATTTACCACAGAAAAAACATCTGCCATGGGTTATGCAATGCTATATGCGATTATGAATCTTGGCGGATTTCTTCCCGGAATTATCGCCCCGCCAATAAGAAAGGCATTTGCAAATGATCAAGAAGGAATGTTAGGTGTAATGTGGGTTTATGTCGGATTAACAGTTTTAGGAATTATTGTTGTTGCAACCATTCTTTCCAAAAAACCATTGAAAAGACAATACGAGAAGTTAGCACAGAAACTAAAGAGCAGATTGAGGCTGATAAAAAAGCTGAGGATGAAAAATCCGCTAAAGAAAAAATTATGTTCTATCTTAAAAATTTTCCTATTAGAGATTTAA